From the Desulfuromonadales bacterium genome, one window contains:
- a CDS encoding sulfite exporter TauE/SafE family protein — protein MDLPFALQAVALFVLGAFTGAVNVLAGGGSLLTLPLLIFFGLPATVANGTNRIGILFQSVTAIGGFRRQKMLPAGLALLCTVPAVVGSYLGARLAVDIDDALFQRLLAFIMLGVLAFVLLDPVKRHRVEQVHFTPLRTAVLIVSFFVIGIYGGFVQAGVGFLIISGLLAHGLDLVRINAVKVFVTLVFTVVALVVFVAHGQVNWPLGLALAVGNAAGGWLGTHMAIKKGHDWLKKVVSLIVFLFALKLLFG, from the coding sequence ATGGATCTGCCCTTCGCCCTGCAGGCCGTTGCCCTGTTCGTCCTCGGCGCCTTCACCGGGGCGGTCAACGTGCTGGCGGGGGGCGGCTCGCTGCTGACCCTGCCGCTGCTGATCTTTTTCGGACTGCCGGCCACTGTGGCCAACGGTACCAACCGGATCGGCATTCTGTTCCAGAGCGTCACCGCCATCGGCGGCTTTCGCCGCCAGAAGATGTTGCCAGCCGGCCTGGCGTTACTGTGCACCGTCCCGGCCGTGGTTGGCAGTTACCTCGGCGCCCGACTGGCGGTCGACATCGACGATGCCCTGTTCCAGCGCCTGCTAGCGTTCATCATGCTCGGCGTTCTCGCCTTCGTGCTGCTCGATCCGGTGAAAAGGCATCGGGTCGAGCAGGTCCATTTCACGCCTCTGCGCACCGCGGTACTCATCGTCTCCTTCTTCGTAATAGGCATCTACGGCGGCTTCGTGCAGGCGGGAGTCGGCTTTCTGATCATCAGCGGGCTCCTCGCCCACGGTCTCGACCTGGTGCGCATCAACGCCGTCAAGGTTTTCGTCACCCTGGTTTTCACTGTCGTCGCGCTGGTTGTCTTTGTCGCTCACGGGCAGGTCAACTGGCCGCTGGGGCTGGCCCTGGCCGTCGGCAATGCCGCCGGCGGCTGGCTCGGCACTCACATGGCGATCAAAAAGGGACACGACTGGCTCAAGAAGGTCGTCTCCCTGATCGTCTTCCTCTTTGCCCTCAAGCTGCTGTTCGGTTGA
- a CDS encoding DUF3015 family protein, giving the protein MKGLRITALCGGCVLLLAGAAFAGQAASNTGCGLGTILWGNKADNSVFSQSLQATTNGIFGNQTFGITSGTLGCDQPANIAASERLMEFTVANMDSLARDIARGEGESLATLAELLAVPAENRGEFYANLQGNFADIFITGEESAANVLDRIVVASN; this is encoded by the coding sequence ATGAAAGGACTCAGAATAACGGCTCTGTGCGGAGGCTGCGTGCTGCTCCTCGCCGGCGCGGCGTTCGCCGGCCAGGCCGCGAGCAACACCGGCTGCGGTCTCGGCACCATCCTCTGGGGGAACAAGGCCGACAATTCGGTCTTCTCCCAGTCGCTGCAGGCGACCACCAACGGCATCTTCGGCAACCAGACCTTCGGCATTACCTCCGGCACCCTCGGCTGTGATCAGCCGGCGAATATCGCCGCCAGCGAGCGTCTGATGGAGTTCACCGTCGCCAACATGGACAGTCTGGCGCGTGACATCGCCCGCGGCGAAGGGGAGTCTCTCGCAACGCTGGCCGAACTGCTGGCCGTTCCGGCCGAGAACCGGGGCGAATTCTACGCCAACTTGCAGGGGAATTTTGCTGACATCTTCATTACCGGTGAGGAAAGTGCGGCCAACGTCCTGGACCGCATCGTCGTTGCCAGCAACTAG
- a CDS encoding TatD family hydrolase, producing MRDAGPLLFDTHVHLDASPLAEGLEEEVRRARLAGIGYFVVPGVERPGWRRVLEVAQTVRSAWAAPGLHPLAAGEWNPECERELQRLLVEPKVVAVGEIGLDALLPSPSLAVQEQAFRAQLRLAIAAGRPVLIHCRQATERLLRILQEEEAKQVGGIFHAFSGSLETALQGTRLGFAIGVGGTVTYPNARRLPEVVQMVPAEWIVLETDAPDLAPHPHRGEINRPAWLPLVARRVSEIRGWSETETARITTENAKRILKIL from the coding sequence ATGAGGGATGCTGGCCCGCTGCTTTTCGATACGCATGTTCACCTCGATGCTTCGCCGCTGGCCGAGGGTCTGGAAGAGGAAGTGCGGCGAGCCCGCCTGGCGGGCATCGGATATTTCGTCGTCCCCGGCGTCGAGCGGCCGGGATGGCGACGGGTCCTTGAGGTCGCGCAGACGGTCCGTAGCGCCTGGGCGGCGCCGGGCCTGCACCCGCTCGCGGCCGGCGAGTGGAATCCGGAGTGTGAGCGGGAACTGCAGCGGCTGCTCGTGGAGCCGAAGGTGGTGGCGGTCGGCGAGATCGGCCTCGATGCCCTTCTCCCCTCCCCTTCTCTGGCAGTGCAGGAACAGGCGTTTCGCGCCCAATTACGACTGGCGATAGCGGCTGGCCGGCCGGTGCTGATCCACTGCCGCCAGGCGACGGAGCGATTGCTGCGGATTCTGCAGGAGGAGGAGGCGAAACAAGTCGGGGGGATATTCCATGCCTTTTCGGGCAGCCTCGAGACGGCCCTCCAGGGGACCCGCCTCGGTTTCGCCATCGGTGTCGGCGGCACGGTGACCTATCCCAACGCCCGGCGCCTTCCCGAGGTTGTGCAAATGGTGCCGGCCGAGTGGATCGTCCTCGAAACTGATGCTCCCGATCTGGCGCCACACCCCCATCGTGGCGAGATCAACCGCCCCGCCTGGCTGCCGCTGGTGGCGCGGCGGGTGAGTGAGATTCGCGGCTGGAGCGAGACGGAGACGGCCCGTATCACCACGGAGAACGCCAAAAGAATTTTGAAGATTTTGTAG
- a CDS encoding DUF2892 domain-containing protein, giving the protein MTVNRYLRLTAGFFIVLSVLLAHLHSPHWLWFTAFVGLNLFQSAFTDWCPMMTLLRRLGVREQA; this is encoded by the coding sequence ATGACCGTTAACCGCTACCTGCGCCTGACCGCCGGCTTCTTCATTGTGCTCAGCGTGCTGCTGGCGCATCTCCATTCCCCCCACTGGCTCTGGTTCACTGCCTTCGTCGGGCTCAACCTCTTCCAGAGCGCCTTCACGGACTGGTGCCCGATGATGACGCTGCTGCGCAGGCTGGGGGTAAGGGAGCAGGCGTGA
- a CDS encoding methyl-accepting chemotaxis protein: MFEFVKISYLKKVFFATHLTGLVAGSLFPFIVSPLVGPAALHWPFFLSCLAMGVGVGAALFFFVRITLKSQLRQQLELLRPLAGDITSRGDTVEDLHAALETSVGQVEAMIGKLLTTVDTFAPHFRSLAESSRYLSERAHDGLAAARSTRTDVESMEQKQQQVMAQVQTLTDRAQDEAAISRELSASLEEMSEAMEHSNAKFLETTTSVDEMASSVLEVAAQADEIAQSVEGTARDLDDIGDSLVKIRAGAAASAQAAGTVKQDAESGLHVVKDSMDEMERIEGESQRAMTAMQRLSRQTGEVAKIIEVIRELVSDTELLAFNAAIIAAKAGEEGRGFAVVAEEIRDLADRTTNSAQDIQRIVQAIGGDTREVTEAVEATGMRIAKGKQLSLSTGEALGKIVESASQASAASEEIAEQTGKQGARAKALLDDAGHSLRSVRAIARAMQEQQIAIVRIQEGVSQMKSAADQIARGMDEQVRANREFGKGLADRETQVQAINEATRFQMATAQRVFSHFATSEKRLSSNAERAAVILQEIAQLEKLAGLLRDLAGAFKQQEGTRQTLR; the protein is encoded by the coding sequence ATGTTCGAATTCGTCAAAATCTCCTATCTGAAGAAAGTCTTTTTCGCTACCCACCTGACCGGCCTGGTAGCCGGCAGCCTTTTCCCCTTCATCGTTTCGCCACTGGTCGGACCCGCGGCCTTGCACTGGCCCTTCTTCCTCAGCTGTTTGGCCATGGGCGTCGGCGTCGGCGCAGCGCTCTTTTTTTTCGTCAGGATCACCCTCAAGAGCCAGCTGCGTCAACAGCTGGAACTGCTGCGCCCGCTGGCCGGAGACATCACCTCGCGCGGCGATACGGTAGAAGACCTGCATGCGGCCCTTGAAACGTCGGTCGGCCAGGTCGAGGCGATGATCGGCAAGCTGCTGACGACGGTCGACACCTTCGCTCCGCACTTCCGCTCGCTGGCCGAATCGAGTCGCTATCTCTCCGAGCGGGCCCATGACGGCCTCGCCGCCGCGCGCAGCACCCGCACCGACGTCGAAAGCATGGAACAGAAGCAGCAACAGGTGATGGCGCAGGTGCAGACGCTGACCGACCGGGCCCAGGACGAGGCCGCCATCTCCCGCGAGTTGTCCGCATCCCTGGAGGAAATGTCCGAGGCGATGGAACACTCGAATGCCAAATTCCTCGAGACGACCACCAGTGTCGACGAGATGGCTTCGAGTGTTCTCGAGGTCGCTGCCCAGGCCGACGAGATTGCTCAGTCGGTCGAAGGGACGGCCCGTGACCTCGACGACATCGGCGACTCCCTGGTGAAAATCCGTGCCGGCGCCGCTGCCAGCGCACAGGCCGCAGGCACGGTCAAGCAGGACGCCGAAAGCGGGCTGCACGTGGTCAAGGACTCCATGGACGAGATGGAACGGATCGAAGGGGAAAGCCAGCGGGCCATGACGGCCATGCAGCGCCTTTCCCGGCAGACGGGAGAGGTGGCCAAGATCATCGAGGTCATCCGGGAACTGGTCTCCGACACGGAATTGCTCGCCTTCAATGCCGCCATCATCGCCGCCAAGGCCGGCGAGGAGGGGCGCGGGTTCGCCGTGGTTGCCGAAGAGATTCGCGATCTGGCCGACCGCACCACCAACAGTGCCCAGGACATCCAGCGGATTGTCCAGGCGATCGGCGGCGACACCCGGGAAGTCACGGAGGCGGTCGAAGCGACCGGGATGCGCATCGCCAAGGGGAAACAGCTCTCGCTCTCCACCGGCGAGGCTCTGGGCAAGATCGTCGAGAGTGCGAGCCAGGCTTCTGCCGCCTCCGAAGAGATTGCCGAGCAGACCGGCAAACAGGGGGCGCGGGCAAAGGCTCTCCTCGATGATGCCGGGCACAGTTTGCGTTCGGTCAGGGCCATCGCCCGGGCCATGCAGGAGCAGCAGATCGCCATCGTCCGCATTCAGGAGGGGGTCAGCCAGATGAAGAGCGCCGCCGATCAGATCGCCCGAGGCATGGACGAGCAGGTCAGGGCGAACCGCGAGTTCGGCAAAGGGCTGGCCGATCGGGAGACGCAGGTCCAGGCGATCAACGAAGCAACCCGCTTTCAGATGGCCACCGCCCAACGCGTCTTCAGCCACTTTGCCACTTCGGAGAAGCGGCTGTCCAGCAACGCCGAGCGGGCGGCGGTCATCCTCCAGGAGATCGCCCAACTGGAGAAACTGGCCGGACTTCTTCGCGATCTGGCCGGCGCCTTCAAACAGCAGGAGGGGACAAGGCAGACCCTTCGCTGA
- a CDS encoding tRNA threonylcarbamoyladenosine dehydratase: protein MKQHRLSRMELLVGEAGMTRLAGASVAVFGVGGVGSYAAEALARAGVGRLTLVDFDDICLTNVNRQIHALDGTIGRPKVQVMAERCRAINPQAQIEPVKAFYEAANSAELLDRSFDYVLDCIDHITAKLHLIQNCKERGLPVISSMGAANKLDPTKIAVADLFHTQKCRLARIIRKELRRRGVASGVKVVFSTEEFRPLGEATAGCAEDCVCPNREEQRWSCTDRRVILGSSSYIPPLFGLTMAGEVIRSLLGE from the coding sequence ATGAAACAGCATCGCTTGAGTCGTATGGAACTGCTGGTCGGCGAAGCCGGCATGACCCGCCTGGCCGGCGCTTCGGTCGCCGTCTTCGGCGTCGGCGGCGTCGGCAGCTATGCCGCCGAGGCTCTCGCCCGGGCCGGGGTGGGGCGGCTGACCCTGGTCGATTTCGACGACATCTGCCTGACCAACGTCAATCGCCAGATCCATGCCCTCGACGGCACCATCGGCCGGCCGAAGGTACAGGTGATGGCCGAGCGCTGCCGGGCGATCAACCCGCAGGCGCAGATTGAGCCGGTCAAGGCTTTCTACGAGGCGGCCAACTCGGCCGAGCTGCTCGACCGCAGCTTTGATTACGTCCTCGACTGCATCGACCACATCACCGCCAAGCTCCACCTGATCCAGAACTGCAAAGAGCGCGGGTTGCCGGTCATTTCTTCGATGGGGGCAGCCAACAAGCTCGACCCGACCAAAATTGCCGTTGCCGATCTCTTCCATACCCAGAAGTGTCGTCTCGCCCGCATCATCCGCAAAGAGTTGCGCCGGCGGGGCGTCGCCTCCGGGGTCAAGGTGGTCTTCTCCACCGAAGAGTTCCGCCCCCTGGGCGAGGCGACGGCCGGCTGCGCCGAGGACTGCGTCTGCCCCAACCGCGAGGAGCAGCGCTGGAGTTGTACCGACCGCCGGGTCATCCTCGGCAGTTCCTCCTATATCCCGCCCCTGTTCGGTCTGACCATGGCCGGGGAGGTGATCCGCAGCCTGCTCGGGGAGTAG